The genomic segment GAAACTGTGATCCGACATGAGCGATAAGAGAACCAATGAAAGAAAATTATGGGCTttggagaaacagagagattccCACAATTGGGAACAAGATCGGTTGTAGAGATCCAGTGAGAGGGAGCGGTAGAAACTGATGTGGATcatacaaaaatagaaattggGGGTTGGCTAACCCAGAAAAAAATGGGTTCCAGTAgctgagaggagagagaagggagaaccagagaaaaaaagatttgccagcgagaaaagagaaagaaaaaagaggaaagaagaagaagatgaaaggatATAATGGACCGAAATTTACTAAAAATCATGTAGAAAATAGACACTGTTTGGTCAAACGTTATTTTGTTAAATACTTTTCATTTTTGggttatttcttatatatatatataattatttttggattGTGATCATTGATTAGAGACGACGTATATAGGAGATGTGGCTGCGTGGGTTGCTTCAATGTATGTGGCTTCGTGGAATGCATTACGGAtaagtttcttttgaaataaaTGTCCACACACAAATCTTTTTTACTCGCACAAAAGTTCACTCAATTCTTGTTGTAATTTTCTacgaaaaaattatatatatatatatatatatattaatttatttttggattgtaATCATTGATAAGAGACGACGTATATAGGAGATGTGACTGTGTGGTTTGCTTCCATGTATGTGGTTTCGTGGAATGCATTGCGGAtaagtttcttttgaaataaaTGTCCACACACAAATCTTTTTTACTCGCACAAAAGTCCACTCATCTCTTGTTGTAATTTTCTACGAAAATATTGCATTATTGCCACTTGTAACATTACTTTTTACGACTGTTTTCTGATTGGTTAGTAGTGTTACAATATAGTTGAATATATCGTTATAATGTTAAGAAAAATTTGCATCCACACCTACTTTGTGCTACTCCTATACTTTTCCCCTTCAATCTCAATTACATATTACTCTCTCACCAAACTAAACACatctcacctctctctctctctcttctcctttttaagagactattttttattcttttatttttgtatcacTTTTAGctagttattataaaaaaaaaatatctgttcatttttatacaatatgttataattattttttctacatattaagatgtatattgctatattttttttttgaattagtaTATTATACATTGTCCATAATAATAAGTGGATGACTAGTTACATTAAAtataggaaaaaagatggctagctacatgaagtatagaagaatgcatggtcacacataccaagtataatattgtatcctcaactacacgaagtatatgtattgcatgaccacatgcatgaactatctgacgttatgtggtcaacaccatagacatacaattcGGTACACCGGTCGAATGATTCTGGCGAAGACCGAcattgactccggcgttgaccaacattgaccaaaaaaattatattttaattttttatattaaacaaaataataaattattatattaaattatttatggtttttcatgattagaaaacatattctattcaatatccaatTATTTATATAACTCTAATGTATTTTTgcttataattagttactttttatttttaaagctaaaataatagttaaataaaaataattaataattattttcaaaatatatatagattttatcttgattttagGATATGTTTGCAAAAGGATATAGAATAAGAGGATTATTTCAAATgcccttatattatatattgaaaataattatgtatctttaattttatctgttaaaagtaaataatattaatttttttgttattgtttacatgttattaggagtaagtaattttttttataccaaagagtatctaaaattttgtatactctttaccatgaaaattttaaagtaaagagtcatatactcaaatcttttgcatattattttttaatgaaagtagttgaatttgattttattgattcttgtagtatttaaaatttaataatttgatgatcagagatttatatatataaaatcattaataattacatatattatatatatatatatatatatatttcttgaaaatattgattaatgattttatttaactattattttagctttaaaaataaaaagtaactaattataagaatgaatagattagagatatataaataattagatattgaatagattatgttttctaatcatgaaaaaccataaataatttaatataataatttatttttattttttttaataaaaaatacatttttttgtcaatgttggtcaacgtcggagtcaacgtcggtcttcgccGGAATCATTCGACCGGTGTACTGGATtttatgtctatggtgttgaccacataacgtcatatagttcatgcatgtggccatgcaatacatatacttcgtgtagttgaggatacaatattatacttggcatgtgtgaccatgcattcttctatacttcatgtagctagccatcttttttccttaaatataactgtccatttttagttgaacatttgttcactaATAAGTGGATGACCACATGGATATATATGGACTTGAACACCTTGATTAGATATCCATGTGGTCATATTTTGGTGGATATGCTTGgatgtttatcaaaaaaataaaacaaaaatgttttgatgTAAACAATAGTAAAATTCATTGAGTGGTATTATTCAAGTATTTCTACATTTTGTAATGGACAAAACTTATTTCATCAAATAAAAGTTCAATTAAAAAGTTGAAAGTGGATTACCAGTTACATTAAACACAACTTACTGTAAATGGTCATTCACTTATTactgaacaaatgttcaactaaaAATGGACAGTGTATAATATactagttcaaaaaaaaatatagcaatatatctcttaaaatgtagaaaatatatattcaaatatattatataaaaatgaacaaataattttttgataataagttaataactaTCTAAATAAGTATCGATAAACTATACCACAATTTACCATCCACTTGTCGATGAACACATGTTTGGCTAAAAGTGgataatatataacttattcacctaaaatatagcaaaatacatcttaaaaagtagaaaaatgtaatcataatttattgtaaatatatataactttttaatcataattacaCAAATGActagaaagataaaagaaagagggaaaagagagagagagagagagaggagaatacaacataacttttttaaaaaagtaaaattctTTTAGTTACATTACATACCATGGgtaatagtgtccaaaattatgAAGTACTGTATGCTAGAAAAGTAATGCAAAAGTATACCAATAGCAAAAAATAGGTTTAGATGAAAGATTTTCCACCTTAGTGGGTGTGGATAGATCAGGGCCGGAGCCGGATATCCGACCTTTTTGATGGTATCCGGATCCGTATCCGATCCGGCCAGATACACAATTTCACTCTCCGAATCTAGCTCCAGAATACCGGATATCCAGTTCACGATTAAccattaaaattttggttatccACCGGTTATCCGATAACtggtttattttgttatatggGCTTTTATTTGAAAACCCAATAAGCATAAGATAGTGAAAAAATGAGAATAGGGCTGTGAGGTTATTTATAGAGAAGAAGTGGAAGCTGTTTTTCTCTTCCAATCGATGTGGGATTAGTAAATGACAAAGGAAGTGGGAATTGGAAGGTCTCACATCGGCAGAGGCAATCAATTATCCTCTCAACTATGTTCTATATACACATGTGTCTCTTCCTACGTTAGGTGAATgacaaatatacatatatataatatataatataaattatatggtATGTATTGGCGGATCTGGATATCTGCTCCGATATGATTTAGTATCCGGATCCGTATCCGTATCTGGCCGGATATACAAATATAAGATCTGTATCCAGATCCGTTTTACCGGATATCCAGTTTTTCGGATCGGATATCGGATCCAGATCCGGATATCCGACGGATCTGGTTATTTGATCTCATGGCTAGGTGTAGGTGCAATAAACTCTAAATATATGGGCTTTTGTTATGATTAAACATTGACCCAGAAATTATAATAGCCATTATtattacataagaaaaataaaaataaattaactttaaTGAAAAAAGGCGATAATTGGTTCAGTGGTTGGTCTAGGGTTCATTATTCTGGAGTTCGAACCCCGATAATGCGATTTATTAATTGTGTAGATTAATGGAGGCAAATTTACAGATGATCTCTAATGATGCGCAATTATCGCCGTTTGCCGTGATTCTACATACAACTGAAGGTGAATATAGAGAATGAGGTGTTCATCAGGAGCATGGATCAAGAGAGAGTATGGAGCAAGAAGGAGAATATATGCAGTGAATCTAATAGGGTCGGAAGGAATTGTCTATGGTAGTTATATATGTAATAGTTCTCGTAATTTGCAATCAATAATAAATCcagaggacaaaaaaaaaaacttaatgaaaaaaaaagaaactactacaaaattttggttaaagaCATAAAAGTGTTCGAATGTGACGACCAATCATAGCTTAGCTGGACGTTCACGGTCGGACAGGTCTGGTTCCGTATCTATTGGAGACATTAGTGTCCGAAAGTGTATCCCAAACTTTTAACGTCCCCTTTACGCCACCCATAGCGAGTAAGAATGGATTGTCGGCAGAGAAGGCAATGGAAAATAAACTTCCCTGTgagatttcaaattttttagtcaatacatacaaatttttacaaaaacaagttaataaatggaaaacaatgtctttttcttaaaaaaaaatgtttgattattggttcTTACAGCATTTGGTTTGTGTGTGGCAATGCATGAAGGCTCATTGTTTGAAAGATCCCAAAGCTTTACTGTTTTGTCCATAGATGCCGTTGCCAAAAGCTGCTCCAAAATGGTGAGAACAAGTAAGACACACATAATAAATAACAAGTACAAGACTTATAAGCCAAAATTTAgtatttgtgatttgttttaatcttAAGTTCTTAACCAATattaattttgtagtattttttttttgttccacaCAAAATAGTAGTTAGTCAGATTTTTCGAATGGAAACAAATAGGGGAAAGAGTCGCTTACATTAGGCGCTGAAATGTTGTATGAGACGGAAGTGGCTGCTTTATCATGTCCATTGAGAGTGAAACTCGGGTTTGAATTTGAGGCTTGGCGTACATCAAAACCCTTTACAGTTCCATTTTCGAGACTTACCTATATATAAAGaagggaaacaaaagaaaaatatgtctTATAACCGCCACATTGTATAAATGAACTAATTAAAGAATTAAAGTGTAACGCACCACAAAGGTGTGTTCACTATGAGGATCCCAGGCTAAACTTTCGACATCGGACATGACAGACCATTTGACACCCGAATGTGAAGGTTGTCTTCCGTCTTTCTACAGTTACCAATATTAATGATCATTGTCTAAAGGAAAAGACTGGGGGAAAACACACGAAAATAAACCATCGAACAAAAAACAGTTACCAATACAACAGTTTGATCAAAGGACCCACTGAGAAGCACTTCTGGAGCATAATGGTTCCACGCAACCGCTTGAACCTGCGAACcatacaaacaacaaaccatGATAATTAATACCATTTGACTAAGGAATATAACCGAGTGTATGTAGATGGCTGAATTAGGAGCTTTTTAAAAGAGATTGATCCTCAGTATATCACAAGCTTGAGTCTACGGAGATGAGTGAATTCATATGAGTTGGTTCTCAACAAAGAGTAAGGAAATGATAGTTATTATTGTCTATACCTTATCTGTGTGATGATCCATTGTAATCTTGCATGTTCCGGTAGCGACATCCCAAACTTTGACTTTTGTGTCGGCACTAGCACTAGCAAGTATATtcctgtttatttttttggagtaaaataaataaaatcagatCCACATCTAAAAAAGCATTTTTTGGAAGAAATAGATTCAGACCTGGACATACCGAAACTCCTTATTCCAAGCAAGACCAAGAACTGGTTCAGTATGGCTACCTTCTTTGTAGTTCTAAGACAAGACGGGAAATCAAAAAATAACGGTTACATTTGGTACATTTTTTGTTGCACCTCAACCAAATTGAATATAGTATTCACCACTGTCGCTACGAtaaaatgtacatatatatacactcacCCCTTCCTCGTTTTGTCCTCCTAGTTGTACACAAGGTAGCACCTCGAACCTCTATagcattatatatatcatcaatttaAACTAGAATATAGTCTCTCATCATATGATTGATAAAAATATGCAAAGAGACAGTTTACATACAACGTCAAGATCCCATATCTCTATTATTGGCGTATCATCCGAACCAACAGCTACGAAATTGCCTACCAATAAGAAACACAAAAGATTCATATAATGTGTAACACATGTATAGCAAGAATGAAGAATCCAAggatttgttttattaaaaaacttttaggGATACAAATTACTAACCTTTTTCTCCTCCTTTAAGTGGACAATCAAGCCAAGCAGTACACAACGGAATCGCTGGTACGATTATGTTTTGATGACTATACATATTTGGAGAACCAACCGATGTTTCCTCGAATACATAAACCTAGTCATACATTCATATAAGTTTCATGCGGATCTGCgcagtaaaataaataaataaatagaatgtTGAAATAAATTGACTAACGTCAATACAGTTGGTTTCTTTGTTGTCGCTGTCGCTCCTAGCGCAGACAATCATTAAATCGGTTGGTAAGATTTTTGAATCATCATCCGAGTCATCATCATGATCCTAGAAAAACATAGATGTTAGTGACTTAAGTCTGTGCAAAATATACGTACACATTACATTAATTTTCCATGGAAAAGAAATAGTGATATATAGGGacttatatacattatttctCTTGAGATATGGATCCATCTCGTTACTCTTATAGTAAAGATCCCCAAGCCCGGAACTAAAAATTTCAATTCCTGtgtttaaaacacaaaataaaaataaaattacaaaatgaatTAATGAAAACGAAAATTGAGATCTGAAAATATAATAAGCTTTAACTTaccatcatcctcttcatcgtAATTATCCATATCGAGTTCTTTCAAACCATCATCAACCTCCATCGAAGGAGAAGCACTCTTGCTTTTCGATGACTTCCCAAACTCTTCTGCCACGGCTTTCGCATGAGCAACTTcaccattctcttcttcttcttctttattgaaaattttacaaCTCTCTTTGAGCTTTTCGATTTCTTCCTTAGAAGGAAGCTTAGCACGATCGGGTATAGCCTTTGCAGCCCCTTTTGGTATCCATGACAATGCAGTTATCATTCTgcaaaacatacaaaatttataaaacaacccaaactaaatttacaaacaGGGAATAAACAAGTACATATACCCTTTTTTACTCATAGAAACCGTAACGGAAATTTCATCTAACACGACAAATCTTTCGTAGCCACACAGACAAGAATTCGGAaagagttacaaaaaaaaaacaaaagaattcaacaaacagaaaatcataacaaaacgcctcgaataaaatatataccaattttcaaaatccaaaggTCGAGAATCGAGAGGAATAACAAAGGTAGCATAAAATGATAGAAGAATCGGGTTAAAGACGTACACATCTACCAAAAGACAATAATTAACATATTGAACTATTTAAAGATCATGAGAAGCTTTGGAGGGATATATGAACAATCTATAGACAAATGAATCGTTCCCGCGACGGAAAACCCTAAATAGGCGACGAAGACGGCGACCCTAGTTATATTAATCTCCTCTTTTACTTGAATGAATCTACTTTGAGATTGAATGGAAAAGGAATTAAACTATCAAAGAGAACTTACGTTACAAACGATTCTACACACAACTCTTGCTCTGGTGTCTGGAGGTATCTTTATCAAAATTTCGAGAGAGACAACTTATAAAGGGTTCTGTCCCGTTTGttaataaaccctttttttaCGTACTCTGTAATAATATCATCTGTATAAATGGGCCAAATCTTTAGCCAGTTAAGGAACTGGACATTTAAATTGGATCCACTAAGCAATCTACCGACATATGTTCGTGCAATTGCGTAGGAATTGTATAAATGGAATCCATACATACCATATTGTGGCGTTTTACGtgtgttaattaattaataagatcAATCACATGTACTCGTAATTGTTCGTTGACTTTTCACTTTTTCTATTGGGTTACGTACGACTTCTTTTGGGCATATCTCCGGTCTTTCAACGCAATCCAGTTTTCTTTATCTTACTGATATCAATGATAAATACACAATTTCAACGATAGATttactgatatttttttctcacGTTCACAATGGTTGAAAGTCCAATTTGGcttcattattttatatgaaGTCGATTATAATAACAACATCACACTAATCTCAAATCGAATCTCCactaataattaaacaaaaaaaaaaagcttccagTGATAAAATAGATTCTAACTATAACTTTAGTCAAAAagccaacccaaaaaaaaagtaaaaaacagagCTCAaaatgtccttttttttttctttttctttcttatctctctatttttttcctctcaaTCACCTTTCAACAtcacacttaaaaaaaaaaacagaccaatTAAAACGATGAAAAAGAACTATTATGATAAGAGAGTTTGATTGATGATGACAATAAACGACATTTAATTGTTCTCTGAAATCATCATCTGGTTCTTGAGTTTCCAAGTGTAAGTTCTAAATCATCCGAAACACATTCTCCATGTATCCTTTCACCTTCCCAAGGCTTCACCATTCCAATCACAGTGGTTGCGTTACAACCAAAGGCAAACTCAGCCGCCATTCCATCAGCCATTGGCACATCAGAGTTCTGATCAACACCAGCTGGAATAGCAGGAGAGCAGTTCCCACTTTGTCCTGGAGTCCACATTGGTGAGTTACAATCCCCCATTTTAAAAGCCTCTTTGTCGAAAAACGGGTTTCTTGAAACTAAGCTGAACGTAGGAGAAGACGGTCCGCTCTGTGGAGTTTGCATTCCAGAGAGCCATCCAGAGTCAGGGATGGTTACTTGATCACGAGTAGGACTTCGAGCCAATGGCGGAGTCACAGGAGCGCTTATCGAGTTTCCATGGAAGAATGGAAGCTTGGAAGGTGAGTTTGAAGAGAGGTTCTTGAGCCAGGGGATTAGCGAGTTAGCATCACCAAATGGGTTAGTAGGACTCGggaatgatgaagatgaagggCTTGGATTGTAAGAAGCACGAGGGCTATGTTGATACGATGAACATGGACTCGCTGAAGTAGAACCATTCATGAGTTCCATTCGATCCATTGGTTTGCATCCCTACACAAGAGTGTACGCAAAACGTAAGAAATAGCACAAACATATAACCAGAACAATCCATTTCAAGCAAAGATTTTCATAAAAGACCCTATAAATCTTCTGCTAGTGGATTAGTTTAAGATGTGTCTTTCTTTTTACATAATGCAAAAGCTGGTGAGCAACaagccaacaaacaaaaagagacatTATGATTGATAATTGAAAATCTAAATgcaccaagaaaaaaaagaaagtagagAACAATGATTATGTTTGGTTTATAATGGTCAAAAGAACAATCTTTGCTAATggattattttacataaaagaGAGCATAGAATGTTTTTATCGTTGTCACAAAAATGTAAGAGCTGCCGAGCTGTTGAGCATGAACAAGATAACACTATGATTGAAAATCAAAATGCACCTAAGCAGGAAAAAGCGTAAAGAACAATGATTTTCTTTGGTGCTATATAAGTGGTCGTAGAACAATCTTTGCTAATGGATCGAGAATCTCTCTaaataaaagagagtttttctttttgtcaataaaagagagtttaaaattgtttcttttattcttttgccATTTTTACGAAATGCCAAAAAGCTGGTGAGCAACGAACAAGATGACACTATAATTGATAATTGCAAAAATCCAAATGCAACtaaggtaacaaaaaaaaaaaaggttaaaagaaATAACAATGATTTTATTTGGCATTTAATGGTCAAACAATGAAATAATTCCAATTTATTTTATCCCCACACAAGCAAAATCAAAACATCATCATTAGATGTTGGCAAAAGGGAAATCATTTCCCCAGTCTCACCATTGACTGGTTAAAAACAAGAATTAGCacaattaatattaatacaGTGTATTTTAaccaacaataataataataaacactCATGGAAACTATTTGATCACACGAGTCAAGAAtccaaaatctttattttagtCTATTTTCTATACACTAATACACATACTATTGGGTCTTATTTTGACTTGAGGGAGTTAATGTAACAAAATGGATCCTACTTTATTAGTGTAAGTGTGAATGtaagcaaataaagaaaaagttttttcgAGAAAATTTATACAGTATGattcaagaaagaaaagcaaaattgGAATTTCAGAGAAAGCGTCAgtctgaaaaggaaaaaaaatccatgtgggcaagaagaaaaaagaaaagtcaccCTCGATCGTTGTATGTACTACAAGGAATCCAACCCATTACCAAACAGCAGTTTCGTGAAACAGACGTGTcctaaagttaaaaaaaaaaaaattcacataaagcaaagaaaaggttttgtaaatgaccaaagaaaaacacaaaaagaaagacCTAAAATGACGAAAACACCCTGAAAAATTCTGTTAGACTGTGTGATTAGGTAAGGGTAAATTGGTCATTAAGCAAGTAAATTCCCCATCTGAAAGTGAAACAGAGAGTGTCGAAGCAAGCAGCAGCATCAGCGAATCTTAAGAGACATATTCATGCTTTTGTTTCAGTTCACCGGAACGGTTTCGATCTGACGTTTGCAATGACTTTTTACTAAACCCGGTCAAATATTAAATCACAACCgtccatttttttatatttctccccaaaaaaaaaaaaactaacgcTCAGATCTATTCACAAGTCTTAAACaagtaaaaccttttaaaaaaatctaaaaaatcgataataatatttcaataaaaTCGAGTTTTTGTTTAGGGGGTTTGGGGTTTACCTTGCGGTAAGTAGTTCCGTCGTCTTCAACAGTCCAGC from the Camelina sativa cultivar DH55 chromosome 12, Cs, whole genome shotgun sequence genome contains:
- the LOC104731688 gene encoding periodic tryptophan protein 1 homolog → MITALSWIPKGAAKAIPDRAKLPSKEEIEKLKESCKIFNKEEEEENGEVAHAKAVAEEFGKSSKSKSASPSMEVDDGLKELDMDNYDEEDDGIEIFSSGLGDLYYKSNEMDPYLKRNNDHDDDSDDDSKILPTDLMIVCARSDSDNKETNCIDVYVFEETSVGSPNMYSHQNIIVPAIPLCTAWLDCPLKGGEKGNFVAVGSDDTPIIEIWDLDVRFEVLPCVQLGGQNEEGNYKEGSHTEPVLGLAWNKEFRNILASASADTKVKVWDVATGTCKITMDHHTDKVQAVAWNHYAPEVLLSGSFDQTVVLKDGRQPSHSGVKWSVMSDVESLAWDPHSEHTFVVSLENGTVKGFDVRQASNSNPSFTLNGHDKAATSVSYNISAPNLLATASMDKTVKLWDLSNNEPSCIATHKPNAGSLFSIAFSADNPFLLAMGGVKGTLKVWDTLSDTNVSNRYGTRPVRP
- the LOC104731689 gene encoding BES1/BZR1 homolog protein 3, whose translation is MTSGTRTPTWKERENNKRRERRRRAIAAKIFAGLRIHGNFKLPKHCDNNEVLKALCNEAGWTVEDDGTTYRKGCKPMDRMELMNGSTSASPCSSYQHSPRASYNPSPSSSSFPSPTNPFGDANSLIPWLKNLSSNSPSKLPFFHGNSISAPVTPPLARSPTRDQVTIPDSGWLSGMQTPQSGPSSPTFSLVSRNPFFDKEAFKMGDCNSPMWTPGQSGNCSPAIPAGVDQNSDVPMADGMAAEFAFGCNATTVIGMVKPWEGERIHGECVSDDLELTLGNSRTR